The proteins below are encoded in one region of Helianthus annuus cultivar XRQ/B chromosome 2, HanXRQr2.0-SUNRISE, whole genome shotgun sequence:
- the LOC110932965 gene encoding uncharacterized protein LOC110932965, which produces MASTLSSEIKWNALIHMLYMIPWKALLPLMARTVFDITLKVHREVQKRDVEAAWNLLNWILHRLDKMKPAAQIQAGGPMQYSGNTIRIPSKRLAYPTVSRLLRRQVPVMSNMKCSQLVYGDNGVAKGVIRDDIMQWLSHG; this is translated from the coding sequence ATGGCGTCTACTTTATCAAGTGAGATAAAATGGAATGCCCTTATTCACATGCTATATATGATCCCATGGAAAGCCCTTCTCCCCCTCATGGCACGAACCGTATTCGATATAACACTGAAAGTTCACCGTGAGGTTCAAAAGAGAGACGTTGAAGCTGCCTGGAATTTATTAAACTGGATTCTCCATCGGCTTGACAAGATGAAACCAGCTGCTCAGATTCAAGCAGGCGGTCCGATGCAATATTCCGGTAATACAATCAGAATACCAAGCAAGCGTTTGGCATACCCGACTGTGTCAAGGCTGTTGAGGCGTCAAGTGCCTGTGATGAGTAATATGAAGTGTTCACAGTTGGTGTACGGTGATAATGGTGTTGCGAAGGGAGTGATTCGCGATGATATAATGCAATGGTTGAGTCATGGGTAA
- the LOC110935792 gene encoding protein MOS2 encodes MIPHDPGPVRVPKPSFFQFEPCNNTDLYPPSATMKLSFSLSSSKPPKPSINPPQNHHQTTTTTKEFVTEFDPSQTLTTAKTPDSIAPIANEWKPHKKVKLLNLPDKSEDPNLQFETVNSTVEEIDPNISYGLNIRAKKGSESDLRPKGERSESGSSSIDRLMLDKLRRDLDSLPEHRGMEEFEDMPVEGFGLALLKGYGWEEGRGVGKNAKEDVKVFEITKRTGKEGIGFVNDVPGPPSKDGKNRAASLEKKTVNNDERKERIHSGDRRKDSSGSRDHKRDHDKKTSGKRGRERERYETSGGLSNSKSNKSWLSSHIRVRIISKELKGGRLYLKKGEIVDVVGPTTCDIRMDDGRELIQGVDEEFLETALPRRGGPVLVLYGRYKGVFGSLQEKDMDNETAVVRDADTHGLINVKLEQIAEYVGDPDDIGY; translated from the coding sequence ATGATACCCCACGATCCCGGTCCTGTTAGGGTTCCAAAACCTTCGTTCTTTCAATTTGAACCCTGCAACAACACAGATCTGTATCCTCCATCGGCAACAATGAAGCTCTCATTCTCtttatcatcatcaaaaccccCAAAACCCTCAATAAACCCACCTCAAAACCACCACCAAACAACCACCACAACCAAAGAATTCGTCACAGAATTCGACCCATCACAAACCCTAACCACAGCCAAAACCCCCGATTCAATCGCCCCAATCGCCAACGAATGGAAACCCCATAAAAAAGTCAAACTCCTCAATCTCCCAGATAAATCCGAAGACCCAAATCTCCAATTCGAAACCGTAAACTCTACTGTCGAAGAAATCGACCCTAACATCTCCTACGGTTTGAATATTCGCGCCAAAAAGGGTTCTGAGAGTGATTTGAGACCGAAAGGTGAGAGATCGGAATCGGGTTCTTCTTCCATTGATCGATTGATGTTGGATAAGTTGAGGAGGGATTTGGATAGTTTGCCGGAGCATAGAGGGATGGAGGAGTTTGAGGATATGCCGGTTGAGGGTTTCGGACTCGCGTTGTTGAAAGGGTATGGGTGGGAAGAAGGGAGGGGGGTGGGGAAGAATGCTAAAGAGGATGTTAAGGTGTTCGAGATTACGAAACGGACCGGAAAAGAAGGGATCGGGTTTGTTAACGATGTTCCCGGGCCACCGAGTAAAGATGGTAAAAACCGAGCTGCGAGTTTGGAAAAGAAAACGGTTAATAATGACGAAAGAAAAGAGCGGATTCATAGTGGTGATAGGCGGAAAGATTCATCGGGTAGTCGGGATCATAAGCGTGATCATGATAAGAAAACGAGTGGTAAAAGGGGACGCGAAAGGGAAAGATACGAAACAAGTGGTGGTTTGTCGAATTCGAAGTCGAATAAGTCTTGGTTAAGTAGTCATATCCGGGTTAGGATAATTAGTAAAGAGTTAAAAGGGGGGAGGTTATATTTGAAAAAGGGTGAGATTGTGGATGTTGTAGGGCCGACTACGTGTGATATACGTATGGATGACGGTCGGGAGCTTATACAAGGGGTTGATGAAGAGTTTCTCGAGACTGCGCTCCCTCGGCGTGGTGGGCCGGTTCTTGTTTTGTATGGTAGGTATAAGGGTGTGTTTGGGAGTTTACAGGAGAAGGATATGGATAATGAAACTGCGGTTGTTCGTGATGCCGATACACACGGGTTGATAAATGTTAAGTTAGAGCAGATTGCTGAATATGTTGGAGACCCTGATGATATTGGGTACTGA